One region of Lebetimonas natsushimae genomic DNA includes:
- the rpmI gene encoding 50S ribosomal protein L35 has protein sequence MPKMKTNRGAAKRFKVKKSGKIKRGSAFRSHILTKKSKKRKRNLRAPKYVAKANIKEVRELLGI, from the coding sequence ATGCCTAAAATGAAAACCAACAGAGGGGCGGCTAAAAGATTTAAAGTTAAAAAAAGTGGAAAAATTAAAAGAGGAAGTGCTTTTAGAAGCCACATTTTAACTAAAAAATCAAAAAAAAGAAAAAGAAATCTTAGAGCCCCAAAATATGTAGCAAAAGCAAATATCAAGGAAGTTAGAGAACTTCTAGGAATCTAG
- a CDS encoding diguanylate cyclase: protein MIIEKYIEPVLFKEYDFLTTVSIKELISYLLKYKSDSLYITKNKYPVYFFDSIDLLDIFLTDELNIKVIDYIKNNPKKIYVLEFNTNVIDAYYYMRSNNVKKAAVIKNNQLIGEISFKTISSKIADIIIKDSLTGVYNEKYFQVLIEEYKDFDKPLGIIFIDIKNIGIIEGLYGEEKVKYILKAMATKLMNLVRDIDFVFRNDYRFKIITFTELEITKKIVERIKKALDEFEVDGIKIGYSLAYSHVPEVQENILLALDEIESKLID from the coding sequence ATGATTATTGAAAAGTATATCGAACCTGTCTTGTTTAAAGAATATGATTTCCTTACAACAGTTTCGATAAAAGAGCTTATAAGTTATCTTCTAAAATATAAAAGTGATTCATTATATATTACAAAAAACAAATATCCTGTGTATTTTTTTGACAGTATAGATTTATTAGATATTTTTTTAACTGATGAATTAAACATTAAAGTAATAGATTATATAAAAAATAATCCGAAAAAAATATATGTTCTTGAATTTAATACCAATGTTATTGATGCCTATTATTATATGCGTTCAAATAATGTAAAAAAAGCAGCTGTAATAAAAAACAACCAATTAATAGGTGAAATTTCTTTTAAAACAATCAGTTCCAAAATTGCCGATATTATTATTAAAGATTCTTTAACAGGGGTTTATAATGAAAAATATTTTCAGGTATTAATAGAAGAATATAAAGATTTTGACAAACCTTTGGGAATAATTTTTATTGATATTAAAAATATTGGAATTATAGAAGGTTTATATGGTGAAGAAAAAGTAAAATATATATTGAAAGCAATGGCAACAAAACTAATGAATTTAGTTAGGGATATAGATTTTGTGTTTAGGAATGATTACAGATTTAAAATTATAACATTTACTGAATTGGAAATTACAAAAAAAATTGTTGAAAGAATTAAAAAAGCATTGGATGAATTTGAAGTGGACGGTATAAAAATAGGATATTCCTTAGCTTATTCACATGTGCCTGAAGTTCAAGAAAATATATTATTGGCTTTGGATGAAATTGAAAGTAAACTTATAGATTAA
- a CDS encoding beta-ketoacyl-ACP synthase III has protein sequence MYASFKSVGAYVPPKILTNKDLEKIVDTTDEWITKRTGIKTRHIAQNEVTSDLAYKAAVNALKKVNMNADEIDMIIVATITPDYFTMPSTACVVAEKLGITAAAVDISAACTGFIYAMAHAKAFIESGMYKNILIIGAETLSKIVNWKDRTTCVLFGDGAGAAIISATENKEEAIMDIDINADGKYQDYLITPGRGVKYGCETERIWLEMKGNETFKVAVKTLSQSVTDILKRNNMTSDDLDWFIPHQANYRIIDAVARAIKMPSEKSVLTVHKYGNTSSASIPMAINDLYQEGRIKKGDIMLLDAFGGGFTWGSAIVPFNL, from the coding sequence ATGTATGCAAGTTTTAAAAGTGTTGGTGCATATGTGCCTCCAAAAATTTTAACAAATAAAGATTTAGAAAAAATAGTAGACACGACAGATGAATGGATAACAAAAAGAACAGGTATAAAAACCCGTCATATTGCCCAAAACGAAGTAACCAGCGATTTGGCTTACAAAGCTGCTGTTAACGCATTAAAAAAAGTTAACATGAATGCAGATGAAATTGATATGATTATTGTAGCTACAATTACACCGGATTATTTTACAATGCCATCAACTGCATGTGTTGTAGCTGAAAAATTGGGTATTACAGCCGCTGCTGTCGATATAAGTGCAGCATGTACAGGTTTTATTTATGCTATGGCTCATGCAAAAGCTTTTATAGAAAGCGGAATGTACAAAAATATTTTAATTATTGGAGCTGAGACACTAAGCAAAATAGTTAACTGGAAAGACAGAACCACCTGTGTTTTATTCGGAGACGGAGCCGGTGCTGCAATAATCAGTGCTACTGAAAACAAAGAAGAGGCAATTATGGATATTGATATAAATGCCGACGGAAAATATCAAGATTATTTGATTACACCGGGCCGAGGTGTAAAATACGGATGTGAAACTGAGCGAATCTGGTTGGAAATGAAAGGAAATGAAACTTTTAAAGTTGCAGTAAAAACACTTTCTCAATCTGTAACGGACATTTTAAAAAGAAACAATATGACAAGTGATGATTTAGACTGGTTTATCCCACATCAGGCAAATTATAGAATAATAGATGCTGTAGCAAGGGCTATTAAAATGCCAAGCGAAAAATCAGTTTTAACGGTTCATAAATACGGAAACACATCAAGCGCATCCATTCCTATGGCTATAAACGACTTATATCAGGAAGGTAGAATCAAAAAAGGCGACATAATGCTTTTAGATGCATTTGGAGGCGGCTTTACATGGGGAAGTGCAATAGTCCCTTTTAATCTATAA
- the plsX gene encoding phosphate acyltransferase PlsX yields MRIAIDAMGGDFGPQPIIEGVVEALKQKDFIAYLVGDENKIKPLVPQNLLKKVRFINSEDVIGMHENATDAVKRKESTIYKSIELLKEKQVDAVVSAGHSGATMSLATLRLGRIKGIKRPAIVTFMPNIKRSYTLVLDVGANVDCDANNLYQFALMGEVYAKVVLNKEAPKIGLLSNGEEDSKGNSVTKETFKLCKAHCDSFIGNVEGGDIFKGEVDVVVCDGFVGNIVLKTSEGVAETISTLIKQEIYSSGIFQKIGALLLKPVFKGLKKATDYAEYGGAPLLGVNGCVIISHGKSNSKAIKNAIFQAIKYVENDVTKKIENSLKVH; encoded by the coding sequence ATGAGAATAGCTATTGACGCAATGGGAGGGGATTTCGGTCCCCAGCCTATAATAGAAGGTGTTGTTGAAGCTCTAAAACAAAAAGATTTTATTGCATATCTTGTAGGCGATGAAAACAAAATAAAACCTTTAGTGCCTCAAAATTTACTTAAAAAAGTTAGATTTATAAATAGTGAAGATGTTATTGGAATGCATGAAAATGCCACTGATGCGGTAAAGAGAAAAGAATCCACTATTTATAAATCTATTGAACTTCTTAAAGAAAAGCAAGTAGACGCGGTTGTCTCCGCCGGGCACAGCGGTGCTACAATGAGCCTTGCCACTCTTAGACTTGGAAGAATCAAAGGTATTAAAAGACCTGCTATTGTTACATTTATGCCTAATATAAAAAGATCATATACACTTGTTTTAGACGTAGGTGCCAATGTAGACTGCGATGCAAATAACCTTTATCAATTTGCTTTGATGGGAGAAGTATACGCAAAAGTAGTACTCAATAAAGAAGCTCCTAAAATTGGACTTTTAAGCAATGGAGAAGAAGACTCTAAAGGGAATTCTGTAACAAAAGAAACATTTAAATTATGCAAAGCTCACTGTGATTCATTTATTGGAAACGTCGAAGGCGGAGATATTTTCAAAGGTGAAGTGGATGTTGTTGTTTGCGACGGATTTGTAGGAAATATTGTTTTAAAAACAAGCGAAGGTGTGGCTGAGACAATATCTACTCTTATAAAACAGGAAATTTATTCTTCAGGAATTTTTCAAAAAATCGGAGCATTGTTGTTAAAACCGGTGTTTAAAGGCTTAAAAAAAGCCACCGACTATGCCGAATACGGAGGTGCACCTCTTCTTGGTGTAAACGGATGTGTTATAATAAGTCATGGAAAAAGCAATAGTAAAGCCATTAAAAACGCAATATTCCAGGCAATAAAATATGTAGAAAACGATGTGACAAAAAAAATTGAAAATTCTTTAAAGGTTCATTAA
- the rpmF gene encoding 50S ribosomal protein L32: MAVPKRRNSKTRAAKRRTHYKIRLSSVVKCKHCGAYKRPHRACPSCGEY; the protein is encoded by the coding sequence ATGGCAGTTCCAAAGAGAAGAAACTCTAAAACAAGAGCGGCAAAAAGAAGAACGCATTATAAAATCAGATTATCAAGTGTAGTTAAATGCAAACATTGTGGGGCATATAAAAGACCTCACAGAGCATGCCCTAGCTGTGGTGAGTATTAA
- a CDS encoding YceD family protein: MNIQKKIDNIQFTGESKKEGDIYLVEGKITGFVEVECIKCLNTFKKEINEDVKFKVVKPPYSGFDEDYDIIEQEKFDLDEIIKSEIESLKLDYNICEKCQKEEFNKEF, translated from the coding sequence TTGAATATTCAAAAAAAAATTGACAATATTCAGTTTACAGGCGAGAGCAAAAAAGAAGGTGATATTTATTTAGTGGAAGGTAAAATAACCGGCTTTGTTGAAGTTGAGTGTATTAAATGTTTAAATACATTTAAAAAAGAGATAAATGAAGATGTAAAATTCAAGGTTGTAAAACCGCCTTACAGCGGTTTTGATGAAGATTATGACATTATCGAACAGGAAAAATTTGATTTAGATGAAATAATAAAAAGTGAAATAGAAAGCCTAAAACTTGATTATAACATTTGTGAAAAATGTCAAAAAGAAGAATTTAACAAAGAATTTTAA
- the ndk gene encoding nucleoside-diphosphate kinase has product MEQTLSIIKPDAVAKNVIGKIIDRFESNGLRIAAMKKIKLTKEDAAKFYEVHKERPFFNDLCEYMSSGPVVVMVLEGENAVKKNRELMGATNPKEAAPGTIRADFAESIEANAVHGSDSLENAKKEITFFFAGREIL; this is encoded by the coding sequence ATGGAACAAACACTTTCAATCATTAAACCTGATGCTGTGGCTAAAAATGTTATTGGAAAAATTATTGACAGATTTGAAAGTAACGGTCTTAGAATTGCAGCTATGAAAAAAATAAAATTAACCAAAGAAGATGCTGCTAAATTTTATGAAGTGCATAAAGAAAGACCGTTTTTTAACGATTTATGCGAATATATGAGCAGCGGACCGGTAGTGGTTATGGTGCTTGAAGGTGAAAACGCTGTTAAGAAAAACAGAGAGCTTATGGGTGCGACCAACCCTAAAGAGGCAGCACCAGGTACAATCAGGGCAGACTTTGCTGAAAGTATTGAAGCCAACGCCGTTCACGGTAGTGATTCACTTGAAAACGCTAAAAAAGAAATTACATTTTTCTTTGCTGGCAGGGAGATTTTATAA
- a CDS encoding 4Fe-4S dicluster domain-containing protein — MAVKITDICINCGACIDECPVEAIVDDSENPTGEEIYYVYPDKCVECVGYYDTPACAEACPTEGCIVWDECKPGQTCREDRGEPGTPVIE; from the coding sequence ATGGCAGTAAAAATTACTGATATCTGTATTAACTGTGGGGCATGTATCGATGAATGTCCTGTAGAAGCAATCGTAGATGATAGCGAAAACCCAACAGGAGAAGAAATTTATTATGTATATCCTGATAAATGCGTAGAATGCGTTGGATATTATGATACTCCGGCATGTGCTGAAGCATGTCCAACTGAGGGATGTATCGTTTGGGATGAATGCAAACCAGGACAAACTTGCAGAGAAGACAGAGGAGAACCAGGAACTCCTGTAATCGAATAA
- a CDS encoding DHH family phosphoesterase, whose protein sequence is MDLYKEIWEKIVNSDNILLIAHVNPDGDALGSSLSLYPVLKKMNKKVTVFNASKPLPQYLDFLPNFNKITDRLPKKIDLTVSFDCGSFDRLGLPEKPSFLINIDHHISNTNYGDLNLIEPNAASTSQVIYNMLKANNIEINKNSAVCMYTALVTDTGSFQYESVNEKVFEMAAELVKCGVSPDYVAKMLFQRDRLSRLRLLAKAYDTIELCCDGKAAFVEVTKEMMEITGAIKEDTDTIVNSVRAIATVEVACLLREEDEGIKISLRSKNYADVSKIAVKYGGGGHIRAAGATVREFDFQKVKEILKNDIKEIL, encoded by the coding sequence ATGGATTTATACAAAGAAATTTGGGAAAAAATAGTAAATTCAGATAATATTTTATTAATAGCCCATGTTAATCCTGACGGTGATGCGTTGGGAAGTTCTCTCAGTTTATATCCGGTTCTAAAAAAAATGAATAAAAAAGTAACAGTTTTTAATGCTTCAAAACCTCTGCCCCAGTATTTGGATTTTTTACCTAATTTTAACAAAATAACCGACAGGCTGCCTAAAAAAATAGATCTGACAGTATCATTTGACTGCGGAAGTTTTGACAGATTGGGACTTCCTGAAAAACCCTCTTTTCTTATAAATATAGACCATCATATTTCAAATACAAATTACGGAGATTTAAATTTAATAGAACCAAATGCCGCATCAACTTCTCAGGTTATATATAATATGTTAAAAGCCAATAATATAGAAATTAATAAAAACAGCGCTGTTTGTATGTATACAGCATTGGTTACAGATACAGGAAGTTTTCAGTATGAAAGTGTAAATGAGAAGGTTTTTGAAATGGCTGCTGAGCTTGTAAAATGCGGAGTCAGTCCCGATTATGTTGCCAAAATGCTTTTTCAAAGAGACAGACTCTCAAGACTCAGACTTCTTGCTAAAGCGTATGATACTATTGAGCTTTGTTGTGATGGTAAAGCCGCATTTGTTGAAGTTACAAAAGAGATGATGGAAATAACAGGTGCTATTAAAGAGGATACAGATACAATAGTAAACAGTGTTAGGGCAATAGCTACAGTGGAAGTTGCGTGTCTGCTCAGAGAAGAAGACGAAGGGATTAAAATATCTCTTAGAAGTAAAAATTATGCGGATGTAAGCAAAATTGCCGTAAAATACGGAGGGGGCGGTCATATTAGGGCTGCCGGGGCCACCGTTAGGGAATTTGATTTTCAAAAAGTTAAAGAAATTCTTAAAAATGACATAAAGGAAATTTTATGA
- a CDS encoding M23 family metallopeptidase: MKKLWVLILIIIATAVGFVYFSPMFEKEPPKIEIDSNGFTNLKFPLKLNISDNSGIKDYTVTLVADGNARVLIKNSGDLGKNISIDIKLPKVAAKEVKLIVDAVDTSKWHFFAGNEAKKEVVLKVDTTAPDAQIVNNSYAIGNGGSAAVVVKVADDNLKDAYILVNNKYRFKLTPFYKKNYYAALIAWPVEEKTFDANLVAVDFAGNKSIAHIPLYWKKYRYPTKKIYITDNYIKNKAMTVLKRMNIDVPNDPVEIFKKENEYVRKLNEEEIFNLTHKVYEDKINSFSIARFNPLPGSAKEAGFGEKRHYIYKGKDISFAIHKGIDLAKIKRAKIYSSNFGKVVAAKWIGIYGNTLIVYHKLGLYSLYAHTSEFKVKVGDNVRRGQVIARTGATGGVLGDHLHFGIYIQGIAVNPLEWLDRNWIRTNIINVINSSKRLIGK, encoded by the coding sequence ATGAAAAAATTGTGGGTTTTAATTTTAATAATTATTGCAACAGCAGTAGGATTTGTTTATTTTTCTCCGATGTTTGAAAAAGAACCTCCAAAAATTGAAATTGATTCAAACGGATTTACCAATTTAAAATTCCCTCTCAAACTTAATATAAGTGATAACAGCGGAATTAAGGATTACACTGTAACGTTAGTGGCTGATGGAAATGCCAGAGTTTTAATTAAAAACAGCGGTGATTTAGGTAAAAATATAAGTATAGATATTAAACTGCCTAAAGTTGCGGCTAAAGAAGTTAAATTAATTGTTGATGCCGTGGATACTTCAAAATGGCATTTTTTTGCCGGAAATGAAGCTAAAAAAGAAGTTGTTTTAAAAGTAGATACCACTGCCCCTGATGCCCAGATTGTGAATAATTCTTATGCAATAGGCAACGGCGGAAGTGCAGCAGTAGTGGTAAAAGTAGCAGACGATAATTTGAAAGATGCTTATATTTTAGTAAATAATAAATACAGATTTAAATTAACTCCATTTTATAAAAAAAATTATTATGCTGCACTTATTGCATGGCCGGTTGAGGAAAAAACATTTGATGCCAATTTGGTTGCAGTTGATTTTGCCGGAAATAAGTCTATAGCCCATATTCCACTTTATTGGAAAAAATACCGTTATCCTACTAAGAAAATTTATATAACAGACAATTACATAAAAAATAAGGCGATGACTGTTTTAAAAAGAATGAATATAGATGTTCCAAATGATCCTGTGGAAATTTTTAAAAAAGAAAATGAATATGTAAGAAAATTAAATGAAGAGGAAATTTTTAATCTTACACATAAAGTATATGAAGATAAAATAAATTCTTTTTCGATTGCAAGATTCAACCCGCTTCCAGGAAGTGCTAAAGAAGCAGGATTTGGGGAAAAAAGACATTATATATATAAAGGAAAAGATATTTCTTTTGCAATTCACAAAGGAATAGATCTTGCTAAAATAAAAAGGGCTAAAATTTATTCGAGTAATTTTGGAAAAGTCGTGGCAGCCAAATGGATAGGTATTTACGGTAATACGTTAATTGTCTATCATAAACTCGGACTTTATTCATTATATGCCCATACTTCGGAATTTAAAGTAAAAGTGGGGGATAATGTAAGAAGAGGTCAGGTAATAGCCAGAACAGGTGCTACCGGAGGAGTTTTGGGGGACCATTTACATTTTGGAATTTATATTCAGGGAATTGCAGTAAATCCGCTTGAGTGGTTGGACAGAAACTGGATAAGAACCAATATTATTAATGTAATCAATTCATCAAAAAGGCTTATTGGTAAATGA
- a CDS encoding septum site-determining protein MinC translates to MKQKTIRAFIVEDFNNLKNVVNSKYELVKNYYFLLKEKNEEIEKFLKEKNLNYFIENNMFTFSKEKTKEIKIIEKEKLIEKRVNTKIYDKIIRAGVEIETDENLIFLNRINAGAKIKSSGNVEIFGECEGSVICEGDYLIVKKNRGNIIFRGENIGKIDKLTIFTKSGKKELE, encoded by the coding sequence ATGAAGCAAAAAACAATTAGGGCGTTTATAGTTGAGGATTTTAATAATCTAAAAAATGTTGTTAATTCAAAATATGAACTGGTTAAAAACTATTATTTTTTATTAAAAGAAAAAAATGAAGAAATTGAAAAGTTTTTGAAAGAAAAAAATTTAAATTATTTTATTGAAAATAATATGTTTACTTTCAGTAAGGAAAAAACAAAAGAAATAAAAATAATTGAAAAAGAAAAACTGATAGAAAAAAGAGTTAATACAAAAATTTATGATAAAATTATAAGAGCCGGTGTTGAGATAGAAACTGATGAAAATCTTATTTTTTTAAACAGAATAAATGCCGGGGCTAAAATCAAAAGTTCCGGAAATGTCGAAATTTTTGGTGAATGTGAAGGCAGTGTGATTTGTGAAGGGGATTATTTGATAGTCAAAAAAAACAGAGGAAATATAATTTTTAGAGGTGAAAATATTGGAAAAATTGATAAGTTGACGATTTTTACTAAAAGTGGCAAAAAGGAATTAGAGTGA